Proteins encoded in a region of the Inquilinus sp. KBS0705 genome:
- a CDS encoding NADH-quinone oxidoreductase subunit A: MNDVAQISEFGKILIFLITGIVFIGLLFGVNRILAPNNPNAEKQSTYECGEEPTGSAWLPFNSRFYVIALVFLLFDVEMVFVFPWATVFGNKDIAQIDKRWGMVSLTEMFVFLGILILGLAYVWRKGDLEWIKPNVTIPQTDTFIPQNLYNKLNDEQSNYKVRAFSTEVAEMPATATATATNNATATATPIKKPMFKPSFKKPANDA, translated from the coding sequence ATGAATGATGTTGCGCAAATATCAGAATTTGGAAAGATACTTATCTTTTTAATTACAGGCATTGTTTTTATAGGCCTGCTGTTTGGCGTTAATAGAATTTTAGCTCCAAACAACCCTAATGCCGAAAAGCAAAGCACCTACGAGTGCGGCGAGGAACCTACCGGCAGCGCGTGGCTTCCCTTTAACTCCAGGTTTTATGTTATTGCATTGGTGTTTTTGTTGTTTGATGTAGAAATGGTATTTGTTTTCCCCTGGGCAACGGTATTTGGTAATAAAGATATAGCCCAGATAGATAAACGCTGGGGAATGGTATCGTTAACAGAAATGTTTGTGTTTTTGGGTATATTGATACTTGGCCTTGCCTACGTTTGGCGCAAAGGCGACCTGGAATGGATAAAGCCAAACGTTACCATACCGCAAACCGATACTTTTATCCCGCAAAATTTATACAATAAACTAAACGACGAGCAAAGCAATTACAAAGTGCGCGCGTTCAGCACAGAAGTTGCAGAAATGCCTGCCACCGCTACTGCAACTGCTACTAATAATGCCACTGCTACCGCCACTCCCATAAAGAAACCCATGTTTAAGCCATCCTTTAAAAAG